In Methanoregula formicica SMSP, the DNA window CGGCTGACGCAGAAGAGGCTGTCTTTGCAAATGCTGCCGTCCACCGCACGGTGAAGGCTCTCTTAAAGAAGAAAGGAATTGCCGCTGGCAAGGGTGATGAGGGTGCATGGGCACCGCAGATCGACGATGCCCTCGCATTTGAGCTCATTGCCGAAGCGGCCGGAATAGTCGCCGACGAGATGAAAGTCTCGGTTGATATGGGTATCGACGTTGCGGCGAGCCAGATGTGGGACGGGAAAGCATACAAGTACCGCAAGACCACGCGCTCGACCGAGGACCAGATAGCCTATATCGCAGAACTCGTGGACAAGTACAACCTTGTCTACGTGGAAGATCCCCTCCACGAGGACGACTTCGACGCGTTCGCGGAACTCACCAGCCAGGTCGGCAACCGCTGCCTGGTCTGCGGGGACGATATCTTCGTCACGCAGGTCGAACGCATCCAGCAGGGCATCGAGTGCGATGCCGCAAACTGCGTCCTCATCAAGCCCAACCAGGTGGGCACCCTCACCGACACGTTCGATGCGGTGCAGCTGGCCCACCAGAATGGCCTGGACACGGTGATGAGCCACCGGTCCGGCGAGACCACCGATACCACCATCGCCCACCTTGCAACGGCATTCTCCTGCGTGTTCTTAAAATGCGGGATTGTCGGCGGGGAGCGCATTGCAAAATTAAACGAACTGATACGCATCGAGGAACAGCTATGACCCAAGCAACAGAAATGGAAATTGAACTGAAAGAACCGCTCATCCCCGTCGAGGAGTACCTCGCAGCCGGCGTCCACATCGGCACCCAGCAGAAGAGCGAGGATATGAAGAAGTTCATCTACCGCGTCCGCGGCGATGGCCTCTACATCCTCGACATCCGCGAGACCGACACCCGGATCAAGACTGCCGCGAAGTTCTTAAACCAGTACGAGGCCCCGAACATCCTTGTCGTCACCTCACGGCAGTACGGCCAGTACCCGGCCAAGAAGTTCGCCGACACCATCGGCGCCATGTCGGCAACCGGCCGTTTCATCCCGGGCCTCCTGACAAACCCCGTCCTTGAGGGCTACATCGAGCCGCAGGTCATCGTCATCACCGACCCGATCGGCGACGCGCAGGTCATCAACGAGGCAGTCCAGTGCGGTATCCCCGTTGTTGCGCTCTGTGATACCAACAACATGACCAAGTTCGTGGATCTCGTCATCCCCACCAACAACAAGGGTCGCAAGGCACTCTCGATGATCTACTTCCTCTTAACCCGCGAGATGCTCCGGCTCCGCGGTATCTCAACGGCGCTCACCTCAGAGGACTTCGAGACAGACTTTTAAAATCTCCGGTCTTTCCTTTTTTCTCACAACCGATATCTGGATATAACAGGAGAACCAGAGGGTTGATGCGATGAAGATGCGTGCATGCGCAGTGGCTGGCATGTTCTATCCGCGCGAGCCCTCCCATCTCGAACAACTGCTGGAGAAGTTCTTCTCGGCAGTTCCTGACGTGGCAGGAAGGCCGCTTGGCATTGTCTCACCCCACGCCGGGTACATCTATTCGGGCCAGGTGGCGGCAACCGCCTTTGGCGCCATTCCTCCCGACTTCTCCGGCACCTTTGTCATCATCGGGCCGTCGCACCGCGGGTACATCACCTGCGTCTCCGAGGTCCCGTGGGAGACCCCGCTCGGTGTCGTGGACACGGATACGGAGTTCGTCCGGGCTCTCGATATGGAGACTGACGAACTCTCCCACCGGGACGAGCACTCGATTGAGGTTCAGGTGCCGTTCATCAAGTACCGCTTCCCCCGGGCGCGGATCGCTCCGGTGATGATGGGGCAGCAGGACTACCCGGGAGCGGTACGGCTCGGGGAGAAGATCTTTGCTGCGATCCGGAGGACAAAACGGGATGTCCGGATCGTTGCCTCGAGCGACTTCTCGCACTACGTGCCCGAGAAGAAGGCAAAGGAGGAGGACCTCTTTGCAATCGATGCCCTCAGGAGTCTTGACACAAGGGAATTCTACCGGCGGATCGCGGAGAAGCGGATCACAGCCTGTGGCTACGGCCCGATCACCGCCATGGTGACGGCCTGCACCGGCCTTGGTGCAAAAGCTGCGGAGCTGATCCGGTACGCGACAAGCGGTGAGACAACAGGTGACTATCGCGAAGTCGTCGGCTATGCCAGTATTGCGGTGATCTAGGTTGGCAACATGGAGTGCGCCGGGCAAGGTGTTCCTGTTCGGCGAGCATGCGGTGGTATACGGCAAGATGGGGATAGCCATGGCCATTCGGCCCCGGGTCTTTGTCACCGTTCGCGACACAAAGAGGCCTTCGCGGGCAAAGTCCCCCTATATTGACAGCTGCTTTGAAGCAATGGGTGTTATCGGGAGCGTGTACATCAACTCGCAGATCCCGAGCTCCTCGGGCCTTGGGTCATCTGCCGCTGTCACGGTTGCAACGCTTGCGGCTATTAACGATGAGTTCAACCTGAACAAAACCCGTGAGGATATCGCCGCCATGGCGTTCGAGATCGAGAAAACCGTGCAGAAGGGGAGGGCAAGCCCCACGGACACCACGGTCTCGACGTACGGCGGGATCGTCCTCATCACGGGCGGTTCACGGCGGCGGCTTCCCCCCCAGAACATGCATCTCGTGGTCGGCGACTCGCTTGTCTCCCACAGCACCTCGCGGATGGTCGAGCAGGTGGCCGATCTCAAAAAAAGGCACCCGGAGATCGTTGATCCGGTTCTCGATGCGATCCAGGGCGTCAGCATGAGTGCCATCCACCAGCTGAGTAATCCCCGCGAGCTCGGAAGATACATGAATATGAACAACTCGCTCCTCGAGGTCCTCGGCGTTGGGCACCCGCAGCTGGCAAAGATGATCCTTGCCTCCCGCCAGGCCGGGGCGTTCGGTGCGAAGATCACGGGGGCCGGCGGGGGCGGGAGCATGGTGGCCCTCTGCCCCAAGCAGCTCAAGCACCGCGTGGCAAAGGCAATCGAGTCCTGCGATGGCCGGGCTATCGTGACTGCTATCGATACGGAAGGCGTGCGAAAGGAGAAAAATGTCTGAAAGGGTACTTTTAAAACTCGGCGGGAGCATACTTACTGATAAGAGCGCCGACTGCGCAATCAACCGTGAGAGCCTTGCCACCATTGCCGCGGCAGTTGCGGCGGTAAGGACGGAAGGGACTGTCATCATCCATGGTGCCGGTTCCTGCGGACACCCGGAAGCCAAGCGGTACCACCTCGATAAGGGGGCCGCGCCCGGGGAGACCGAAGGTATCTATGTCACGCACCGTGCGGTCAGCGGGCTGAATGCTGAAGTCGTATCTGCCCTCCGCGAGAAGGGCGTTGCGGCGATCGGCGTCCACCCGCTCCACGTGGGTGTGGCAGACAAGGGAAGGCTCGTTGCGTTCGAATGCCGTCATCTCGAAACAATGCTGGCGCTGGGGATGGTCCCCGTGATCCACGGCGATGTGGTGATGGACCTCTCCCGGGGTGCCTGTATCGTATCGGGCGACCAGCTCGTGCGGTACCTTGCGGCTGCTCTTTCGATCAGCCGCGTCGGGCTCGCCACCGATGTACCGGGAGTGCTGGATGGAGGGCGCGTTGTGCCGGAGATCACCCGGCGCACCGTTGTAAATCTCCATATCGGCGACTCGATGCATACCGATGTCACCGGTGGAATGAGAGGGAAAA includes these proteins:
- the eno gene encoding phosphopyruvate hydratase encodes the protein MTIIEVIELRTILDSRGNPTVEADVYTGSGHGRSAAPSGASTGSLEAKVKPPAEAVDNALQNVIPALIGMDACDQESFDEQLRDIDGTADFSEIGANIAVALSLANAKAASASLGLPLFRYLGGAFAKEMPLPLGNVIGGGAHAANATEIQEFLIVPGDAADAEEAVFANAAVHRTVKALLKKKGIAAGKGDEGAWAPQIDDALAFELIAEAAGIVADEMKVSVDMGIDVAASQMWDGKAYKYRKTTRSTEDQIAYIAELVDKYNLVYVEDPLHEDDFDAFAELTSQVGNRCLVCGDDIFVTQVERIQQGIECDAANCVLIKPNQVGTLTDTFDAVQLAHQNGLDTVMSHRSGETTDTTIAHLATAFSCVFLKCGIVGGERIAKLNELIRIEEQL
- the rpsB gene encoding 30S ribosomal protein S2; translated protein: MTQATEMEIELKEPLIPVEEYLAAGVHIGTQQKSEDMKKFIYRVRGDGLYILDIRETDTRIKTAAKFLNQYEAPNILVVTSRQYGQYPAKKFADTIGAMSATGRFIPGLLTNPVLEGYIEPQVIVITDPIGDAQVINEAVQCGIPVVALCDTNNMTKFVDLVIPTNNKGRKALSMIYFLLTREMLRLRGISTALTSEDFETDF
- the amrB gene encoding AmmeMemoRadiSam system protein B is translated as MKMRACAVAGMFYPREPSHLEQLLEKFFSAVPDVAGRPLGIVSPHAGYIYSGQVAATAFGAIPPDFSGTFVIIGPSHRGYITCVSEVPWETPLGVVDTDTEFVRALDMETDELSHRDEHSIEVQVPFIKYRFPRARIAPVMMGQQDYPGAVRLGEKIFAAIRRTKRDVRIVASSDFSHYVPEKKAKEEDLFAIDALRSLDTREFYRRIAEKRITACGYGPITAMVTACTGLGAKAAELIRYATSGETTGDYREVVGYASIAVI
- the mvk gene encoding mevalonate kinase; translated protein: MATWSAPGKVFLFGEHAVVYGKMGIAMAIRPRVFVTVRDTKRPSRAKSPYIDSCFEAMGVIGSVYINSQIPSSSGLGSSAAVTVATLAAINDEFNLNKTREDIAAMAFEIEKTVQKGRASPTDTTVSTYGGIVLITGGSRRRLPPQNMHLVVGDSLVSHSTSRMVEQVADLKKRHPEIVDPVLDAIQGVSMSAIHQLSNPRELGRYMNMNNSLLEVLGVGHPQLAKMILASRQAGAFGAKITGAGGGGSMVALCPKQLKHRVAKAIESCDGRAIVTAIDTEGVRKEKNV
- a CDS encoding isopentenyl phosphate kinase, which gives rise to MSERVLLKLGGSILTDKSADCAINRESLATIAAAVAAVRTEGTVIIHGAGSCGHPEAKRYHLDKGAAPGETEGIYVTHRAVSGLNAEVVSALREKGVAAIGVHPLHVGVADKGRLVAFECRHLETMLALGMVPVIHGDVVMDLSRGACIVSGDQLVRYLAAALSISRVGLATDVPGVLDGGRVVPEITRRTVVNLHIGDSMHTDVTGGMRGKIEELLGLADAGTCSDIFHVSRVADFLAGSDHGGTSVRGE